Within Aliivibrio fischeri, the genomic segment CAAGCGACCTTCACGAGCAATAAGCAATAAACAACGCATTCGCGTTTCATCTGATAACATTTTGAAAAATTGATGAGGTAACATACTCGGCCTTTAAATATGGATATATGCATTTCCATATATATTAGCAATAAGAAAATGCAAATCAAGGAAAAAATCAATTTAATACACAAGCTGTTGAATAAAAAGCAACGTAAATATGACATATGAGCGCTTATTTTCTAAACTACTCAATAAACCAAACCATTTTAAGTACAGTGATTTACATCATTGCAATTCATAAATGATAGCTTTATAAATAAGATGCCGTACTAATGATCTACATGGATGTTTATATGAATAGCTACTTTCCTCATAATTTAGATACAGAAAACAGCATCATTGACTTATCAAAGTGGCAGGAACTTGCTGATTTGATCGTCGATATATTTGGTGCTGATTGCGGAGCGATCATTAAATTTACCGGGCATTCATTTACCACCATGCTTAGTAGTCGCAACGAAGCGAGCTTTCTACACCAAGGAACAGAATGGTCTAGTGATAGTAAAAGTTTTTGTCGTACGATAATAAAAACAGGCAAGCCTTTATATATTGCAAATGCAGTTGAAGATGAATATTGGTTTGATGCACCTCCCGTCGTTAATGGACCAGTTCGTTCATATTGTGGTGTTCCAATATTTTCTCCTGATGGCAGTATTTACGGAACCATTTGTGCAATCGACACGAAAAGCACTCGTTATGAAGACGCCTTAACCAAACTGCTTCTGCATTTATCAAAACTCATCACTTCCGATTTAAAAATAGCAGAAAAAGCGGAACAACACAGATTGATGGCTCTCACAGACCAAACGACGGGTTTGTTAAATCGAAGAGGGCTTAATGTCCTTAGTGAACAAAAATTTAAAGACGCTAAAAGAAATCAAGATCATATTGGCGTGTTATATCTTGATATAGATAACTTAAAAATTATCAATGACAATTTTGGTCATCTAGCTGGAGATAAGTGCATTAAATTACTTGCTACTATCCTAAAAAAAATGGTCAGACAATCAGACTTAATAGCACGTATCGGTGGTGATGAATTTACCGTACTTGCTTTAATTAACAGTGAAAATACAAATGAATTAGACCACTTATCCATGCGTATACGTGAAGTTTATCAAAACGAAATTAAAGATAATGCTGAATTAAATATGAGCAATATTAGTATAGGTCAGCATCTTGTCTCTTATGATTCAAATGCCTCTCTAAAAGAAATGTTAGCTAAAGCAGATTCGCTCATGTACCAAGAGAAAATTGATAAATCATAAAGTAATATTTAAATGCCCATCCCAACTTGGAAATAAAGAGCTGTATCTTCTTCGCTAAACGCTAAATCGATCCCTGTTTTCATACCATAGCGACGAGCAATTAAATAACGGAAACCTACGCCATAAGCGTATTGTTCATCGCCTTTAAATAATGATTGATGTTGTGATGATGCATAACCTAAACCGGCAAAAACATTACTCGACCAACGAATGTTCCATTGGTAATTAACTTGCCCTTCAAGCGATAAGGTTTGCTCTCCTTGATATCGGTTTCTTGCTATACCACGCAGCTCAATATCAGGGTAAGCAGGAGGTGGCAGAAAGTTTTCGTCGGTATAGAGTGATTTATAATAACCTCTAGCCGCAACAGACCACTCAGGTGTCAGCGTCCAATAATGACGGCCTTTAATATTTAACGTATCAAAATCATAGTCACTTCCAATACCATCTCTAAACCAAATATACTCAACGGTATAATTCACTCCTTCGATTGGGTTTAAGAAGTTATTTTTGGTGTCGTACTCCATTAATAAACCAAGGCCCGATGCTGTTGGTGTCGTATTCCCCAATCGATTTAAAATTTCATCAGCTTTAGGGTGACTATTAATGCTCAATTCTGGTTGGAAATATTTCTGCACCGCTCCCAAAAACAAAGGGGTATCATCAACACGAAACTGAAGCTGCTGCATACCACCACCGCCACGCATACCAAATTCCACACCACTATTTCCAACAATGGGTTCTAGCGCCCCTGCATTATTCTTTTGGCGATAGAAAGTCATATTCATATCACCATAAGCCAAGCCACCCATGTAACGGATGCTATCTTTATTCCAAGTTCTTCTATGTCCAATGAAGCCCATCCATGTGCCATTTTCTGTTGCTAAACCACCAGCCACCGTTATTGCAGGAGTTAATAACTGAGCACCTCCATCCAAAGAGGTTGCCGCTAATTGTTTACGCTTTTCTCTCTGCTGATCAGACTCATGCAAAAACACACCAGCAAAACCGAAGCCATAACCTAAAGCAGGTTCGGTGATTAAAATCGGTACTGGCAGAAAGCCATAAGCATTTTCTGCGAGGTACTCCCCCATATCCAGTTTCCCGTCAATGGGATCATTAAAATCAACAGCTGAAGAAGCAAAAGAAACACTTAAGCTCATTAATACTAATAACCGAGAAGTATAAAACGACATCTAAAACATCCATATTTAAGAAGCAAACACATTGGTTGAAACTGGTAATTTATCGTCTAATCAACTTCATGACGGAGATAAATCAACTGAATAAAGTATGGCAATAAACATAATAAAAACAAGCCTACAATCCAGATACGACCTATATCATCCAGAACTATAACCTAGTTCTAATTTATTTTCTTTCCAACAAAATCGATACTTAAACAACATATATTTATTACTCATACGTAAAAGTGATTTTCATTTATTAGCTATTATCACGAATTAAGAAATAAATATAATAGCCGCATTGAAACTCAGCACACACTGTTGCGCTCTGTAATAAAGATTATTCTTTGGTTTATTTTCGAGTGATTTAGCTCCTCTTTAAGCCAAAATATTGTGAGAAAAATGCTATGTCCCGAATCATTGTTGTAGGCGGTGGCGCTGCTGGTCTAGAGCTATCAACCTTATTAACTAAATCAACCCGTAAAGAAGATGAAATCATTCTAGTTGAGCCTGAAACACATCACTACTGGAAACCTCGTCTGCACGAAATCGCAGCAGGCACATTTGATAGTGATTTAGATTCGGTTTGTTATTTCACTCACGGAGCTCATCACGGTTACCAACATTATCAAGGTGCGATGACGGGAATCGATCGTGAAAATCAAACACTATTAGTTCGTCGTCCAGATGGCACAGAATCAGGCTTAAGTTATGATTATCTTGTGGTTGCTATTGGCGCAATCAGTAATGATTTTAATACCTTAGGCGCTCAAGACCACTGCCTATTTTTAGATTCAGCAGGTCAAGCACGCCAAGCGTGGAATCAAATTAGTCAAATCTTACGTGAAGGCAAAAACAGCACAATAAACATTGTAGGAGCTGGTGCTACTGGTGTTGAGTTAGCAGCTGAATTAGCTCGAGTAAGTAAAAAATTAAAACGCTATAACGCGTCATCTCTTAATATTAATTTAATTGAGGCGGCGCATCGTGTATTACCTAACAGCCCACAAAAAATGTCTGATAAGGTATTAAAAGAATTAGAAAAAAATGGCGTAAATGTATTACTAGAAACTCGCATTAGTGAAGTAACTGAAAACGGTATGCGAACGGATGTTGATAAGTTTCTTGGTGCTGATATCCAATTTTGGGCTGCGGGTGTAAAAGCGCCGGATTGGCTAAATGGTATTGGGAACTTAAGCTACAACCGTATGAACCAAATTAACGTGAACCAAAACTTAAGTTCAACCGAAGATCCTCGTATCTTTGCTATTGGTGATTGCGCAGCTATTCCACAGCCTGATGGTTCTTTTGTTCCACCAAAAGCTCAAGCGGCTAACCGTGCAGCAGTTCACTTAGCGAAGAGCTTAGGTCGTTATTTACGTGGAAAAGAGCTAACGGATTTTATCTTCCAAGACAGTGGAATGGTGGTTGCTGTTGGTCATCATTTTGCCGTTGGTACTTTTGCTCCAGGGACACGTTTAGAAGGAAAATTAGTGTTACAAGGTCGATTAATTCGCCGTTTATACGACACGATTTTCCGTCTACACCAACGCACTGTGACAGGAATGTTTACGGTCTCTCGTTTAATGATCACTAAACGCTTAAAGGCCTTCTTTAAACCGGCAGGAATTTAATTTCATGGTTCTAAAGAGATAAGTAAAAAACGGCAACCTTATTTTAGGTTGCCGTTTTTTATTCCATTATAAGGCTATTAAAGCTTACTCCACCGTCACCGCTTTAGCTAAGTTACGAGGCTGATCGACATCCGTTCCTTTGATTAGTGCAACATGGTACGAAAGCAACTGCATCGGAATCGTGTAGTAAATTGGAGCAGTAATATCACTCACATGAGGCATGGTAATGATCTTCATGCTTTCATCCGCTTCAAAGCCCGCTTGCTCATCAGCAAATACATACAATAAACCACCACGAGCACGCACTTCTTCTACGTTTGATTTTAGCTTTTCTAGTAAATCATTCGTAGGCGCTACCACCACCACTGGCATTTCTGCATCAATAAGCGCTAGTGGGCCATGCTTTAACTCACCTGCTGCATATGCTTCAGCATGAATATAAGAAATTTCTTTTAACTTCAGAGACGCTTCAACAGCGATTGGATAAAACTCCCCACGACCTAAAAATAAGGTGTGATGTTTATCTGCAAAATCTGGGGCTAACGCTTCAATCTCTTTATCAAATGATAATGCTTGCTCAATTTGAGCAGGTAACGCATGCAGCGCTTCAACAATCTCTTTTTCTTTCTCTTTTGAAATACGATTTTGTTGTTTACCTAATGCCGTTACCAACATAAGTAATGCAGCAAGCTGAGTCGTAAATGCTTTGGTTGACGCTACACCAATTTCAGTTCCTGCTCGTGTCATAAAGGCAAAATCTGACTCACGAACCAGAGAAGAACCCGCTACGTTACATACCGTCATAGCTCCCATGTAGCCACGCTCTTTAGCTAAGCGAAGTGCTGCTAACGTATCCGCCGTTTCACCTGATTGCGATAACGTAATTAATAAACTATTTGGACGGGTTACAAATTTGCGGTAACGGAACTCAGAAGCAATTTCCACATCACAACTAACACCAGCTAATGACTCAAACCAGTAGCGTGCTGTCATCCCTGCATTGTAAGAGGTACCACAAGCAATAATTTGTACGTGTTCAACCTTGTTTAAAATCTCAACCGCATTTACACCAATACTTTCTGTTACAACAGAATCATTAGTAATGCGCCCTTCCATGGTATTAATTAACGCTTTTGGTTGCTCAAAAACTTCTTTTTGCATGAAGTGACGATATTGCCCTTTATCACCCGCATCATGCTCTGCATTTGATTCCGTAATGGCACGTTCAACCTGCTCACCACGAGCGTCAAATACACGGATTTCACGACGAGTAATCTCTGCAACATCCCCTTCTTCAAGATACATAAAGCGACGAGTTACATTTAATAGCGCCAGTTGATCGGATGCTAGAAAGTTTTCACCAACACCACAACCAATAACAATTGGACTACCCGATCGAGCAACAACCAAACGTTCTGGCTCACGACGGTCCATCACTACTGTACCGTAAGCACCTTCTAGCTGAGTTGCTGTTTTCTGAACCGCTTCAAGCAATGAACCAGACGAACGCAATTCCCATTCAACCAAATGAGC encodes:
- a CDS encoding sensor domain-containing diguanylate cyclase, with amino-acid sequence MNSYFPHNLDTENSIIDLSKWQELADLIVDIFGADCGAIIKFTGHSFTTMLSSRNEASFLHQGTEWSSDSKSFCRTIIKTGKPLYIANAVEDEYWFDAPPVVNGPVRSYCGVPIFSPDGSIYGTICAIDTKSTRYEDALTKLLLHLSKLITSDLKIAEKAEQHRLMALTDQTTGLLNRRGLNVLSEQKFKDAKRNQDHIGVLYLDIDNLKIINDNFGHLAGDKCIKLLATILKKMVRQSDLIARIGGDEFTVLALINSENTNELDHLSMRIREVYQNEIKDNAELNMSNISIGQHLVSYDSNASLKEMLAKADSLMYQEKIDKS
- a CDS encoding glyceraldehyde-3-phosphate dehydrogenase codes for the protein MSFYTSRLLVLMSLSVSFASSAVDFNDPIDGKLDMGEYLAENAYGFLPVPILITEPALGYGFGFAGVFLHESDQQREKRKQLAATSLDGGAQLLTPAITVAGGLATENGTWMGFIGHRRTWNKDSIRYMGGLAYGDMNMTFYRQKNNAGALEPIVGNSGVEFGMRGGGGMQQLQFRVDDTPLFLGAVQKYFQPELSINSHPKADEILNRLGNTTPTASGLGLLMEYDTKNNFLNPIEGVNYTVEYIWFRDGIGSDYDFDTLNIKGRHYWTLTPEWSVAARGYYKSLYTDENFLPPPAYPDIELRGIARNRYQGEQTLSLEGQVNYQWNIRWSSNVFAGLGYASSQHQSLFKGDEQYAYGVGFRYLIARRYGMKTGIDLAFSEEDTALYFQVGMGI
- a CDS encoding NAD(P)/FAD-dependent oxidoreductase, whose translation is MSRIIVVGGGAAGLELSTLLTKSTRKEDEIILVEPETHHYWKPRLHEIAAGTFDSDLDSVCYFTHGAHHGYQHYQGAMTGIDRENQTLLVRRPDGTESGLSYDYLVVAIGAISNDFNTLGAQDHCLFLDSAGQARQAWNQISQILREGKNSTINIVGAGATGVELAAELARVSKKLKRYNASSLNINLIEAAHRVLPNSPQKMSDKVLKELEKNGVNVLLETRISEVTENGMRTDVDKFLGADIQFWAAGVKAPDWLNGIGNLSYNRMNQINVNQNLSSTEDPRIFAIGDCAAIPQPDGSFVPPKAQAANRAAVHLAKSLGRYLRGKELTDFIFQDSGMVVAVGHHFAVGTFAPGTRLEGKLVLQGRLIRRLYDTIFRLHQRTVTGMFTVSRLMITKRLKAFFKPAGI
- the glmS gene encoding glutamine--fructose-6-phosphate transaminase (isomerizing), which gives rise to MCGIVGAVAQRDVAEILVEGLRRLEYRGYDSAGVAVVDAEHNYTRIRRLGKVKELADAVETAHVVGGTGIAHTRWATHGEPSEVNAHPHVSGDITLVHNGIIENHESLRTLLQERGYIFESQTDTEVIAHLVEWELRSSGSLLEAVQKTATQLEGAYGTVVMDRREPERLVVARSGSPIVIGCGVGENFLASDQLALLNVTRRFMYLEEGDVAEITRREIRVFDARGEQVERAITESNAEHDAGDKGQYRHFMQKEVFEQPKALINTMEGRITNDSVVTESIGVNAVEILNKVEHVQIIACGTSYNAGMTARYWFESLAGVSCDVEIASEFRYRKFVTRPNSLLITLSQSGETADTLAALRLAKERGYMGAMTVCNVAGSSLVRESDFAFMTRAGTEIGVASTKAFTTQLAALLMLVTALGKQQNRISKEKEKEIVEALHALPAQIEQALSFDKEIEALAPDFADKHHTLFLGRGEFYPIAVEASLKLKEISYIHAEAYAAGELKHGPLALIDAEMPVVVVAPTNDLLEKLKSNVEEVRARGGLLYVFADEQAGFEADESMKIITMPHVSDITAPIYYTIPMQLLSYHVALIKGTDVDQPRNLAKAVTVE